A genomic window from Colletotrichum destructivum chromosome 7, complete sequence includes:
- a CDS encoding Putative NUDIX hydrolase domain-containing protein encodes MEFLSMSRDEVRLHVSSSGSLPVDKVTVGAAILRHGTSGPSILLLKRNPDEKYYPNVFEIPGGKVDATDPTVRDAIIREVAEETQLTVLDVAASLSRIMYTTEKIVKSPIGEDEIIKRRALQLNYVVTVEGTDFQVNEEEHSMGVWASRDILDQIPITSEMGALVSEVLGLEEGQSAVAGHASGVVGCTQ; translated from the coding sequence ATGGAGTTTCTGTCAATGTCACGCGATGAGGTTCGACTACACGTCTCCTCAAGCGGTTCTCTCCCAGTCGATAAAGTGACGGTTGGTGCCGCTATCTTGCGGCATGGCACTTCAGGTCCTAGCATCCTTCTGCTCAAACGAAACCCCGATGAAAAGTACTACCCAAACGTCTTTGAGATACCAGGAGGCAAGGTGGATGCGACCGATCCTACAGTTCGCGATGCTATTATACGAGAAGTTGCCGAAGAGACGCAATTGACGGTGTTGGACGTCGCAGCGTCGTTATCCCGCATAATGTACACCACCGAGAAGATAGTGAAGTCGCCGATCGGGGAGGATGAAATCATCAAGCGTCGCGCTCTGCAGCTGAACTACGTTGTCACAGTGGAAGGGACAGACTTTCAGGTTAACGAAGAGGAACACTCCATGGGAGTTTGGGCTAGCCGCGATATTCTGGATCAAATACCCATTACTTCGGAGATGGGAGCATTGGTATCAGAGGTTCTGGGCTTGGAAGAAGGTCAGTCTGCCGTGGCCGGCCATGCCTCAGGTGTGGTTGGATGCACTCAATGA
- a CDS encoding Putative aliphatic aldoxime/phenylacetaldoxime dehydratase: MSFEPRTYPLRRPDGHRPPVPRWHLVLGDVKSVVTAYIGVQPHSCDSSTVQAVGEATAAIEAWLTGDEDSRPLASERFKHLDGEDAPEARIWVCYWDDPEQGKIGLQKLDLASIFAHLVPENQRRIGLWSESFATPITRLETNYSGLDYLPGLARLPGASTQEHTLSAYWGAARDRIPSSAHDLFKKDDAAERTTVEAHPKGLGQHLVGTNYDNMVHIRSGQFWENCGIEETESYEKHLEPTLKTGLTYLWENRKDGGAMGLRFLGNTDAMGHVRKETCGAGFFTDLNSLEEWSRRHRSHLAIYLGAIKHAKTFGDSRKFRTWHEVSVLKRGEAAFEYINCLPTTGVVRFVPLDVVYDLCC, from the coding sequence ATGTCTTTTGAACCACGAACTTATCCTCTCCGGCGACCCGACGGTCACCGACCACCCGTGCCGCGTTGGCACCTTGTTCTCGGGGATGTGAAAAGCGTTGTCACAGCATACATAGGCGTGCAGCCTCATTCCTGTGACAGCAGCACTGTTCAGGCCGTGGGAGAAGCAACCGCGGCGATTGAGGCATGGCTCACTGGAGACGAAGACAGCAGGCCTCTAGCAAGTGAGCGTTTCAAACATCTGGATGGCGAAGATGCTCCGGAGGCAAGAATCTGGGTCTGCTACTGGGATGATCCTGAACAGGGCAAAATCGGGCTACAAAAGCTTGATCTCGCTTCCATATTCGCCCATCTGGTACCGGAGAATCAACGTCGCATCGGACTGTGGAGCGAAAGCTTTGCGACACCCATAACTCGCCTTGAAACGAATTATTCCGGCCTCGACTACCTCCCGGGCCTGGCGAGATTGCCAGGCGCGAGTACCCAAGAGCACACCCTCTCGGCATACTGGGGTGCAGCTAGGGATAGGATTCCATCATCAGCTCACGATCTGTTCAAAAAAGACGACGCAGCGGAGCGCACAACAGTTGAAGCTCATCCCAAAGGACTGGGACAGCACCTGGTCGGGACCAACTACGACAACATGGTACACATTCGCTCCGGGCAGTTTTGGGAGAACTGTGGTATAGAAGAGACGGAATCCTATGAGAAACACCTTGAACCAACACTGAAAACCGGTTTAACCTATCTCTGGGAGAACCGAAAGGATGGTGGCGCCATGGGGCTGCGTTTTCTCGGCAATACGGATGCCATGGGTCATGTAAGAAAGGAGACTTGCGGCGCTGGGTTTTTTACCGACTTAAATTCCCTGGAAGAATGGTCAAGAAGGCACCGCTCTCATCTTGCCATCTATCTCGGGGCTATCAAGCACGCAAAGACTTTCGGGGATTCACGGAAGTTCCGTACATGGCATGAGGTTTCTGTGCTGAAACGGGGAGAAGCTGCATTTGAGTATATCAACTGCCTACCCACGACAGGCGTGGTCAGATTTGTTCCGTTGGACGTGGTGTATGACCTTTGTTGCTGA
- a CDS encoding Putative metallo-beta-lactamase, ribonuclease Z/Hydroxyacylglutathione hydrolase encodes MLLAIVLSCSALTIACGLSGSHISSDTTGVKKRARGGDPLQSLRILNPYPGIFAYYDGRTGERFHSDQPNWLDDGAFTLGVSTYSIIDGNEAIIFDSHITPDHAGAVMRHVQSQGVVKMSLVISHFHNDHIAGTDVFAKGGATIVGNDKTAQTVEKNTQSLAADDPPIQAVPPTDLYTGTRAMKVGNLSIELHNFQIHTPDGTVLWIPSKQLLFAGDTLEDTATFIADARSLPTHQKELQRMTTFPISKILPAHGEPNRIATGGYNATFINATLRYIEAMTEDVPQPAAWTQPLSQVVAADVASGELIYFSQYEEVHKSNANSIQRTRGRGNRD; translated from the exons ATGTTGCTC GCTATCGTGCTCAGCTGCTCTGCTCTGACGATTGCTTGTGGACTTTCTGGGTCGCACATTTCGAGCGACACTACAGG TGTCAAGAAAAGAGCCAGAGGAGGAGATCCGCTACAAAGCCTCAGGATCTTGAATCCCTACCCAGGCATATTTGCGTACTATGACGGTCGCACAGGAGAGCGATTCCATTCGGATCAGCCCAACTGGCTCGACGATGGAGCTTTCACTCTCGGTGTCTCGACGTACTCAATCATTGATGGAAATGAGGCTATCATCTTTGACTCTCACATCACACCGGATCATGCTGGCGCCGTAATGCGCCATGTCCAGAGCCAGGGAGTCGTCAAGATGTCTTTGGTAATCAGCCACTTCCACAATGACCACATTGCGGGAACCGATGTTTTCGCTAAAGGAGGCGCCACGATCGTGGGAAACGACAAGACGGCACAGACGGTGGAGAAGAATACGCAGAGTCTTGCTGCCGATGACCCTCCAATTCAGGCCGTTCCTCCAACCGATCTCTACACCGGCACAAGGGCTATGAAAGTTGGAAACCTGAGCATCGAACTACACAACTTTCAAATCCACACCCCTGATGGAACTGTACTGTGGATTCCTTCGAAGCAGCTGTTGTTCGCTGGTGACACTCTTGAAGACACGGCAACTTTCATCGCTGACGCCAGAAGCCTGCCCACACATCAGAAAGAGCTTCAACGCATGACGACGTTTCCTATTTCAAAGATTTTACCGGCTCATGGGGAACCCAACCGGATTGCTACGGGTGGCTACAACGCAACATTCATAAACGCCACACTGCGGTATATCGAGGCCATGACAGAAGATGTGCCTCAGCCAGCTGCCTGGACTCAGCCTCTTTCTCAAGTTGTTGCAGCTGATGTAGCCAGCGGCGAACTGATATACTTCAGTCAGTACGAGGAGGTGCACAAAAGCAACGCAAACTCGATTCAAAGGACTCGGGGAAGAGGGAACAGGGACTGA
- a CDS encoding Putative major facilitator superfamily, MFS transporter superfamily, which translates to MGRSNEATGAPEIVSGNPIPGSVDEKGPEFFDEKPVPDEIDPNTGGLAGVEKIEALTQTWTKPWLIAAYILIWVVFFVDSLQQQISSSLVPYVVSDFGFHGLMAATGIISNIVGGVSKLPLARVLDVIGRTTGLCIMLSFVVISLILMAVCQNVETYAAAQTFFWTGMNGVGYVLNIFMADTSTLKNRMILFGFTSTPYISNTFAGPAAAQAFLDGSTWRWGYGAFTIIIPAIVAPLIIIFTVQMNRAVKKGLYVKKRENRTFWDSVKYWAIELDVAGMLLVVAGFSLLLLPFSLAGYQAHQWREPKIIAMIVLGGLLLIAFPFYEKHIAPKSFVPFELFKNRTVLVACLLGGNMWISFYCYKVQFSSYLQVVYNLSVSRAGFITNIYNIVSCAWAIPVGLLMRYTDRYKWLGLAAVPIQILSTGLMIKFRMPDTSVGLVIMCEVLGALAGGTLVMVEQIAVMASVPHRDVAIGFALLSMITSVGGAIGSSISGAIWTNLMPSKLANYLPDELKGEALLIYGDLNRQLSYAWGTPERDAIVLAYGETQKIMIIASLVALAGPIIWVSLMKNHKLSEKTQTKGVLF; encoded by the exons ATGGGTCGTTCAAACGAAGCCACCGGCGCCCCGGAGATTGTTTCCGGAAACCCAATTCCTGGCAGTGTCGACGAGAAGGGTCCCGAGTTCTTTGACGAAAAGCCAGTCCCCGATGAAATCGACCCCAACACCGGCGGTCTTGCCGGTGTCGAAAAGATCGAGGCACTGACGCAAACATGGACTAAACCCTGGCTCATCGCCGCTTATATCTT GATCTGGGTCGTGTTCTTCGTCGATTCTCTTCAACAGCAGATCTCGAGCTCTCTGGTCCCCTATGTTGTCAGTGACTTCGGCTTTCACGGCCTTATGGCAGCAACGGGCATCATCTCGAACATCGTCGGCGGTGTCAGCAAGTTGCCGCTCGCCCGTGTTCTTGATGTCATCGGCCGGACTACTGGCCTTTGCATCATGCTGTCGTTCGTCGTCATCT CTTTAATCTTGATGGCTGTTTGCCAGAACGTCGAGACCTACGCCGCGGCGCAAACATTCTTTTGGACCGGTATGAACGGCGTTGGGTACGTTCTCAACATCTTCATGGCCGATACCTCGACTCTCAAGAACCGCATGATTCTATTCGGCTTCACGTCTACTCCCTACATCTCGAACACCTTTGCcgggcctgctgccgcccaggCTTTTCTGGATGGTAGCACATGGAGATGGGGATACGGCGccttcaccatcatcatcccgGCCATTGTCGCGCCCCTAATCATTATCTTCACTGTTCAGATGAACCGTGCGGTCAAGAAGGGTCTCTACGTGAAGAAGCGCGAGAACCGCACATTCTGGGACTCGGTCAAATATTGGGCCATTGAGCTTGATGTCGCTGGCATGCTCCTTGTTGTTGCCGGCTTCTCACTGCTCCTGCTGCCTTTCAGCTTGGCCGGATATCAGGCCCACCAGTGGCGCGAGCCCAAAATCATCGCCATGATTGTTTTGGGCGGACTCCTCTTGATCGCCTTCCCCTTCTACGAGAAGCACATCGCGCCCAAGTCTTTTGTCCCTTTCGAGCTTTTCAAGAACAGAActgtcctcgtcgcctgtCTTCTCGGGGGCAACATGTGGATCAGCTTCTA TTGCTACAAGGTCCAATTCTCGTCTTACCTGCAGGTTGTGTACAACCTCAGCGTTTCTCGAGCCGGTTTTATTACCAATATCTACAACATTGTGTCGTGCGCCTGGGCCATTCCCGTCGGACT TCTCATGCGATACACCGACCGGTACAAATGGCTCGGCTTGGCCGCGGTCCCCATCCAGATCCTTTCGACCGGTTTGATGATCAAGTTCCGCATGCCCGACACCAGCGTTGGTCTGGTCATCATGTGTGAAGTTTTGGGGGCGCTGGCTGGTGGCACCCTTGTCATGGTCGAGCAGATTGCTGTCATGGCCTCTGTACCTCACCGCGACGTCGCCATTGGCTTCGCTCTTCTTTCTATGATTACTAGCGTCGGTGGTGCCATTGGATCATCCATCAGTGGCGCCATCTGGACGAACCTGATGCCATCCAAGCTGGCCAACTACCTCCCCGATGAGCTCAAGGGCGAGGCTCTTCTTATCTACGGCGATCTTAACAGACAGCTTAGCTACGCGTGGGGAACCCCCGAGAGAGATGCAATTGTACTCGCATACGGCGAGACGCAGAAGATCATGATCATCGCGTCGCTGGTGGCACTGGCTGGGCCGATTATCTGGGTTTCGTTGATGAAGAACCACAAGTTGAGTGAAAAGACGCAGACAAAGGGTGTCTTGTTCTAA
- a CDS encoding Putative S-adenosyl-L-methionine-dependent methyltransferase superfamily: MPSSSNAVSGVPDMNLYKLNRVHRILESLRNKPDWTAEDTMSFDCMHYLGDAAVENAAKELGLKAGERVLDLGSGFGGTGRYLHRHFGVTITGIELQRDIHEIAQTINERSGAGGGATSINGNFLDLDPGLMGAPLNHIVSFLCILHIPERENLFKKAYDTLEAGGKLYIEDFFALKPLDAKTVEVLRASVSCPRLPDKCQYMEELEKAGFQVLNWVDMSNTWAEFVHRRAEEFKKDPEVDADLTTFYDAVDEVFTGGQVGGARITCQKK, from the coding sequence ATGCCCTCATCCAGCAATGCAGTCTCCGGTGTCCCCGACATGAATCTCTACAAGCTGAACCGAGTTCACCGGATCCTGGAAAGCTTAAGGAACAAGCCGGATTGGACAGCGGAGGATACCATGTCGTTCGACTGCATGCATTACCTGGGCGACGCGGCAGTTGAGAACGCCGCCAAAGAACTGGggctcaaggccggcgagagGGTGCTCGATCTCGGGtccggcttcggcggcacGGGCAGATATCTGCACCGACATTTCGGGGTTACAATTACCGGAATTGAACTACAGCGGGACATTCATGAGATTGCGCAAACCATCAACGAGAGAtccggcgctggcggcggggCGACGTCCATCAACGGCAATTTTCTCGACCTTGATCCTGGCCTGATGGGCGCGCCACTGAACCATATCGTCTCGTTCCTCTGCATCCTGCACATACCAGAGCGCGAAAACCTTTTTAAAAAGGCGTACGATACCCTGGAGGCCGGTGGGAAGCTTTACATTGAAGACTTTTTCGCGCTCAAACCCCTGGACGCCAAGACCGTCGAGGTACTGAGAGCTTCGGTTTCGTGCCCTCGCTTGCCGGACAAGTGCCAGTACATGGAAGAGCTTGAGAAAGCTGGTTTTCAAGTCCTCAACTGGGTGGACATGTCAAACACATGGGCGGAGTTTGTGCATCGCCGTGCGGAAGAGTTCAAAAAGGATCCCGAAGTGGATGCTGACCTGACGACTTTCTACGATGCCGTGGACGAGGTGTTTACCGGGGGACAGGTCGGGGGAGCAAGGATTACCTGTCAAAAGAAATGA
- a CDS encoding Putative Peroxin/Ferlin domain-containing protein produces MAAFETPWLVHMSTPKAHRGADADSVSDPSQTPGLDGTPSGAPPTYATFSPVTLAATTPSRSSRQSTIIVHQKSPLLLATPPQITRALAYSHPFLLPLNKLAGLLTWTSDDPWESFLLLASFWAIVLYGDTVVRVAGPIVLVLTLILGMYGRRFSPLSSSGWTEPASKDATAAQNTAGAAAAKGQKGAPKTNANATAAKGHHRGESEATNTRHQKTLDEIVETLKEFTGRCNVLLEPLLELTDFLSTQRTPTSATTRPALTTLFVRILFCTPFWAALTLPPFRIITTRRVALLFGTLVLTWHARVMRVARTLLWRSATVRRTAALVTGLTFEKPVKTVPVEMTVEAEDGKVQAKRPAASELTKALRKQSHKHGNNATSRDAGVKFTFIIYENQRRWVGLGWTQSMFAYERSAWTDEHNNPVPSRDTFELPEVEDGSNMRWRWVYGSKWRVDGVPDDGTEPVDYDGEAGRNGWIYYDNKWQNGRRGADGWGRWTRRRKWYRDAELVEVSEDDVAHELDASQAPPNPRQPGSPTMSPPGPALTTQRYSTLEEKMVSPMHSAQDLTLSDKDLEREKDDAASTLSTSSGGRSFFKTPSLRRKVTDKSVAGKADKEQDRSRRASEAKSEEEASALGLKLNLALQGKDGGQWGIGDEARMNLE; encoded by the exons ATGGCTGCCTTT GAAACGCCCTGGCTAGTCCATATGTCGACCCCGAAAGCCcaccgcggcgccgacgccgattCCGTCAGCGATCCCTCCCAAACTCCCGGACTCGACGGCACTCCCTCTGGTGCGCCCCCGACCTATGCGACCTTCTCTCCCGTCACCCTCGCTGCAACGACCCCGAGCCGCTCCTCCCGCCAGTCCACCATCATCGTACATCAAAAATCACCCCTCCTCTTGGCCACCCCGCCGCAAATCACCCGCGCATTAGCATACTCGCACCCGTTTTTGCTGCCCCTCAACAAGCTCGCGGGACTGTTGACATGGACATCCGACGATCCGTGGGAGAGCTTCCTGCTGCTTGCTTCTTTCTGGGCCATAGTACTCTACGGCGACACCGTAGTGCGCGTCGCCGGGCCTATCGTCCTTGTTCTGACGTTGATTCTCGGCATGTACGGCCGCCGTTTCAGTCCGTTAAGCAGCAGCGGATGGACTGAGCCAGCTTCCAAGGACGCCACCGCGGCGCAGAACACGGCAGGCGCGGCTGCGGCCAAGGGCCAGAAGGGCGCGCCCAAGACCAATGCGAATGCGACCGCGGCCAAGGGACACCATAGAGGCGAGTCGGAAGCGACGAACACGAGACACCAGAAAACACTTGACGAGATTGTCGAGACACTCAAGGAGTTTACCGGGCGGTGCAACGTCCTGCTTGAGCCTCTCCTCGAGCTGACCGACTTCCTGAGCACCCAGCGGACACCCACGTCGGCCACGACacggccggccttgacgacacTTTTTGTGCGAATACTGTTCTGCACCCCGTTCTGGGCCGCTCTGACCCTGCCGCCATTCCGCATCATCACAACGCGGAGGGTGGCTCTACTATTCGGCACCCTGGTGCTGACATGGCATGCCAGGGTCATGCGCGTCGCCCGGACGCTTCTGTGGCGCAGCGCAACGGTCCGCAGGACGGCGGCTCTGGTCACCGGACTCACCTTTGAGAAGCCGGTTAAAACCGTCCCCGTAGAGATGACGGTCGAAGCAGAAGACGGCAAGGTCCAGGCCAAGCGGCCCGCTGCATCCGAGCTCACTAAAGCCCTCCGGAAACAATCGCACAAGCACGGCAACAACGCCACAAGCAGGGACGCCGGGGTCAAGTTCACCTTCATCATCTACGAGAACCAGCGCCGCTGGGTTGGGCTCGGCTGGACGCAGAGCATGTTTGCCTATGAGCGGTCGGCCTGGACGGACGAGCACAACAACCCCGTGCCGTCGCGCGACACATTCGAGCTCCCCGAGGTGGAAGACGGTAGTAACATGCGCTGGCGATGGGTCTACGGCAGCAAGTGGAGGGTCGACGGTGTGCCCGACGACGGGACGGAGCCAGTCGACTACGACGGAGAGGCCGGGAGGAACGGTTGGATCTACTACGACAACAAG TGGCAAAatggccgccgcggcgccgatggATGGGGGCGATGGACACGGCGCAGGAAGTGGTACCGCGACGCCGAGTTGGTGGAGGTATCGGAAGACGACGTGGCACACGAACTGGATGCTTCACAAGCACCGCCGAACCCTCGGCAACCCGGATCCCCGACGATGAGCCCGCCGGGACCCGCGCTGACGACACAGAGGTATAGCACGCTCGAAGAAAAGATGGTGTCCCCCATGCACTCGGCGCAAGACCTGACGCTGTCGGACAAGGACCTCGAGAGGGAAAAGGATGACGCGGCATCGACGCTGTCCACCAGCTCGGGCGGGCGGTCATTCTTCAAGACGCCGTCACTGAGAAGGAAGGTCACGGATAAGAGCGTCGCGGGCAAGGCGGACAAGGAACAGGACCGCAGCCGCAGGGCGAGCGAAGCCAAaagcgaggaggaggcgtcggcgCTGGGGCTGAAGCTTAATCTCGCGTTGCAAGGCAAGGACGGTGGGCAGTGGGGGATAGGCGACGAGGCGAGGATGAACCTCGAAtga
- a CDS encoding Putative Ion channel regulatory protein, UNC-93, translating to MMSDKASTAPDAAQATVQSERVPVKWYRSPFYNATILGMCSFAAPGLWGAMNSLGAGGAQEPYLVNTGNALTFCLMIISCWLTSSIVKYIGIKGALVVGTIGFAPYSAGLYLNNRYGVEWLVIVGAAFCGVSAGIFWGSEAAIAIAYPEKHNRGRMIAYWLTWTRIGQILGGAINLGLNSDRSGAGKVSYKVYLIFIALQACGPFVALLLNRPHKVQRGDGKAVELTIADNPWQEIKATTKTFLTPKFLLLILWIGQGVYSESIFFTYIALWFSVRARALGSFLSGIVAVVAGNLLGLWLDQNQIALKKRARWAFAVIMTLQGAWWLWLTINVTEYRRTQPTLDWSDPGFGRGFGVFIFLVSGFQLNYNFAFFIIGQISESPQETIRLSALLRGTESAWQALSYGLNAVPIFALVGGPYINFGLWFVSIYPAWLVIRHFGTSHKGGDSETVSQDEVVHEVKTQTNLQH from the exons ATGATGTCTGACAAGGCAAGCACCGCACCAGACGCGGCGCAGGCCACAGTGCAATCGGAAAGAGTCCCTG TCAAGTGGTATCGTTCACCATTTTACAATGCCACGATACTGGGCATGTGCAGCTTTGCCGCTCCAGGACTATGGGGTGCAATGAACTCATTGGGTGCCG GCGGTGCGCAAGAGCCGTATCTCGTCAACACGGGCAACGCGCTCACCTTCTGCCTTATGATCATCTCGTGCTGGCTCACCTCCTCAATCGTCAAATACATCGGTATCAAGGGAGCATTGGTCGTCGGCACCATCGGGTTTGCCCCGTACAGCGCCGGTCTTTACCTGAACAACCGATATGGTGTCGAGTGGCTCGTTATCGTCGGAGCTGCGTTTTGCGGCGTGTCAGCCGGGATATTCTGGGGCTCTGAAGCCGCCATCGCTATTGCGTACCCAGAAAAACACAACAGAGGACGGATGATCGCGTACTGGCTCACGTGGACCAGAATTGGTCAAATCCTGGGTGGCGCAATCAACCTCGGCTTGAACTCTGATCGCAGCGGGGCTGGAAAAGTCTCTTACAAGGTCTacctcatcttcatcgcTCTACAAGCTTGCGGACCCTTCGTTGCTCTGCTGCTGAATCGGCCTCATAAGGTCCAAAGAGGGGACGGTAAAGCGGTAGAGCTTACAATTGCCGACAACCCGTGGCAAGAAATCAAGGCAACGACCAAGACCTTCCTCACACCCAAGTTTCTGCTTCTTATACTCTGGATTGGACAAGGCGTCTACTCAGagtccatcttcttcacaTACATCGCCCTTTGGTTTTCAGTTCGAGCCAGAGCTCTTGGCTCGTTCCTCTCTGGTATCGTGGCTGTTGTCGCTGGGAATCTCCTGGGATTGTGGCTTGACCAGAACCAGATTGCTCTTAAGAAGAGGGCTAGATGGgccttcgccgtcatcatgaCTCTACAAGGCGCATGGTGGCTCTGGCTTACGATCAACGTCACAGAGTACCGCCGAACGCAGCCCACCCTGGACTGGAGCGATCCGGGTTTCGGAAGAGGGTTTGGAGTGTTCATCTTCTTGGTTTCAGGCTTCCAGCTCAACTACAACTTTGCATTCTTCATCATTGGACAAATATCGGAGAGTCCACAAGAAACTATCCGGCTATCTGCTCTTCTCCGAGGTACCGAGTCTGCCTGGCAGGCTCTTAGCTACGGACTGAACGCCGTTCCGATCTTCGCACTTGTCGGTGGGCCGTACATCAACTTTGGGCTTTGGTTTGTGTCGATTTACCCAGCCTGGCTAGTTATTCGACATTTTGGCACCAGTCACAAGGGTGGTGATTCAGAGACTGTTTCCCAGGATGAGGTAGTGCACGAAGTCAAAACGCAGACAAATTTGCAACACTGA
- a CDS encoding Putative major facilitator, sugar transporter, major facilitator superfamily produces MADTKTESTARHHDEKLQSEQLEDVNAAANAALPESHSNEKLGFRDLWENKRVLGFCLLIYLLPINFGYEVSTIGKLLAVTPFAQRFGHEVNGKWQVAAQDQQILNAAGTIGIFVSAFATGFISDIFGRKKTIGVACLICCGGTILQYFATTVMMLFGGKVIATFGFGLGHSLGPVFVAELAPVKMRGVCLVLVNTMITVGQWLNSATVLASDHYKNDLSWRIPLITQLIPPGLLLCGLAFLPESPSWLLIKGRREEAAKSYLRFNGPKFDVDAAMAVATVAIAKEQEAKKEQESARWIDCFTGTNRRRTLIIVMVYLSQQAIGVNFVSGYLTYYFRLAGVNNPLAIGQAAYAIQFVGNMTSWPLVDRYGRRPLIVGGVFSMTALLLLIGGISTIGSPASLSATVAFMVIWGFMYQATLGAVAYSVGGETASVQLRQKTYSINIMCSTAASCLVLQVMPYLLNTDQANLGGKICFIFFGLSLPICAWLYLYFPEMKGRNYAEIQEMFSNRVPARKFKSYVCEAGAGGQEEKKLQEDEA; encoded by the exons ATGGCGGATACCAAGACCGAGTCGACGGCCCGGCACCACGACGAAAAGCTGCAGTCTGAACAGCTCGAGGACGTTAACGCCGCGGCCAATGCAGCATTGCCCGAATCGCATTCCAACGAGAAGCTTGGGTTCCGTGATCTGTGGGAGAACAAGCGTGTGCTGGGTTTCT GCTTGTTGATTTATCTTTTGCCCATCAACTTTGGCTATGAAGTCTCGACTATCGGAAAACTCCTCGCCGTCACCCCCTTCGCCCAGCGTTTCGGCCACGAAGTCAACGGCAAATGGCAGGTCGCCGCCCAAGACCAGCAGATCCTCAACGCAGCGGGCACcatcggcatcttcgtcTCGGCCTTTGCCACGGGTTTTATCAGCGACATCTTTGGCCGTAAAAAGaccatcggcgtcgcctgcttgatctgctgcggcggcacGATTCTCCAATACTTTGCCACGACCGTCATGATGCTGTTTGGCGGCAAGGTCATTGCGACTTTCGGGTTCGGTCTGGGCCACTCACTGGGCCCCGTGTTCGTGGCGGAGCTCGCGCCGGTCAAGATGCGCGGTGTCTGCCTCGTCTTGGTCAACACTATGATCACCGTTGGTCAGTGGCTCAACTCTGCTACCGTGTTGGCGAGTGACCACTACAAGAACGATCTGTCATGGAGGATTCCCCTGATTACCCAACTTATCCCTCCCGGCCTGCTGCTTTGCGGTCTGGCCTTTTTACCCGAGTCTCCCAGTTGGCTCCTGATCAAAGGCCGCCGTGAAGAGGCCGCCAAGTCGTACTTGCGATTCAATGGCCCCAAATTCGACGTGGACGCCGCCATGGCTGTTGCTACAGTTGCCATTGCCAAGGAgcaggaggccaagaaggaaCAGGAGTCAGCCCGCTGGATTGACTGCTTCACTGGAACCAATCGCCGCAGAACGCTCATCATCGTGATGGTCTACCTATCGCAGCAGGCTATTGGTGTCAACTTCGTTTCAGG ATACCTCAC GTATTACTTCCGTTTGGCCGGCGTGAACAACCCCCTCGCGATCGGACAGGCAGCGTATGCGATCCAGTTCGTCGGAAACATGACTTCGTGGCCCCTCGTCGACCGATATGGAAGACGCCCCTTGATCGTTGGCGGCGTCTTCTCCATGACGGCTCTCCTGCTactcatcggcggcatcagcACCATCGGCAGCCCCGCTTCTCTGTCGGCAACTGTAGCTTTTATGGTCATCTGGGGTTTCATGTACCAGGCGACGCTGGGTGCTGTTGCGTACTCTGTTGGAGGGGAAACTGCTAG TGTTCAACTTCGGCAAAAAACATACAGTATCAACATTATGTGCTCGACTGCAGCGTCCTGTCTGGTATTGCAGGTTATGCCGTATCTACTCAACACAGATCAGGCCAACCTGGGGGGTAAGATCTGCTTCATCTTCTTTGGCCTGTCTTTGCCCATCTGCGCGTGGCTGTACTTGTACTTCCCCGAGATGAAGGGCCGCAACTACGCGGAGATCCAGGAGATGTTCAGCAACCGCGTGCCGGCCAGGAAGTTCAAGTCGTACGTCTgtgaagccggcgccgggggccaagaggagaagaagttgcaggaggacgaggcataa